A genomic segment from Bubalus kerabau isolate K-KA32 ecotype Philippines breed swamp buffalo chromosome 21, PCC_UOA_SB_1v2, whole genome shotgun sequence encodes:
- the LOC129636112 gene encoding T-complex protein 1 subunit eta-like: MFCAGRVPEEDLKRTVMACAGSIQTSVNTLSSDVLGRCQVFEETQIRGERYNFFTGCSKAKTCTIILHGGAEQFMEETEQSLHDAIMIVRRAIKNDSVVAGGSAIETELSKYLRDYSRTIPGKQQLLIGAYAKALEIVPRQLCDNAGFDATNILNKLRAWHAQGGMWYGVDSNTEDIADNFEASVWQPAMVRINAPTAASEAAYLIVSVDETIKNPRSTVYASPAAGRGRGCSRLH, from the coding sequence ATGTTCTGTGCTGGCCGGGTGCCAGAGGAGGATCTGAAGAGGACAGTGATGGCTTGTGCAGGCTCCATCCAGACCAGTGTGAACACGCTGTCATCAGATGTTCTGGGCCGCTGCCAGGTCTTTGAAGAGACTCAGATCAGAGGCGAAAGGTACAATTTCTTCACTGGCTGCTCCAAGGCCAAGACATGCACTATCATCCTCCATGGTGGTGCAGAGCAATTTATGGAGGAGACAGAGCAGTCCCTGCACGACGCCATCATGATTGTCAGGAGGGCCATCAAGAATGATTCAGTGGTGGCTGGTGGTAGCGCCATCGAGACGGAGCTCTCCAAGTACCTGCGAGATTACTCAAGAACCATTCCAGGAAAACAGCAGCTCCTGATTGGGGCCTATGCCAAGGCCTTGGAAATTGTTCCACGCCAGCTCTGTGACAATGCTGGCTTTGATGCCACAAACATCCTCAACAAGCTCCGGGCTTGGCACGCCCAGGGCGGCATGTGGTATGGGGTGGACAGCAACACTGAGGACATTGCTGACAACTTTGAGGCCTCTGTGTGGCAGCCAGCAATGGTGCGGATCAACGCCCCGACTGCCGCCTCCGAGGCCGCGTACCTCATTGTGTCTGTCGATGAGACCATCAAAAACCCTCGCTCAACAGTGTATGCCTCCCCAGCCGCTGGCCGGGGCCGAGGTTGCAGCCGCCTTCACTGA